In Diceros bicornis minor isolate mBicDic1 chromosome 13, mDicBic1.mat.cur, whole genome shotgun sequence, the sequence tgcgcgcccaggatctgaacccgggccgccagtagcggagcgcatgcacttaaccactaagccacggggccggcccaaaacccACGTTTTCTAGTCAAGGATTTTGGCTCTGGCCTTGTGACTGTGACAGTGAAGAGCCAACTACACACAGGTAAGGCAGAAGTGAGCAAGTCTGGGCGGCACCTGCTACTTACATAGGTGACTCCCGTGAGCCTCTTGGCCAGGTGGTAGAAGGTGCCGTGGATATAGAACCAGGCGACGTGGAACCgctggaggcagctgaggccctgcCTGAGCACCAACGTGGCCCGCAGGAGTGCCTTCTGCTGCTGCTCCGTCAGGGTGGCTGCATGCTGGCGCACCCAGCGCCTTGCCCCCGACCGGCTGCGCACGCCAGGTGCCAGGCTGCCCTGTGAGGGCCAGGTGCCAGTGCTGTCAGCCTGCAGCTCgtgctccaggtggagcagggccTTGTCCAGCAGGTAGGGCAGGACAGTGTGCAGTGCGACCAGCACACCACGGCGCAGCCTCGAGGGCACGCGGCTGTGGGACGGGTCCACCTGGACGACACCGACGTACTCCTCCCCGAGGGTCTGGTAGCCTGGGACGGGGTGGGGGGGAGCGCCCATGTGAGAGGCTGAGGCGGAGACCCACCAGCAACATCCTTCTCTCCACACCAGATCTTGCTCTCTACTGGGTTCTTGCCTTTCCTCTAAAGGATGACTCTCCGCCAGGGCCTCACTGCCCATGTCCTGTGACAGGGCTCAGTGCTGGGACCCCTCTCAGGTGACTCGATTCAGCTACGGAAAAACGGTCCCAATGGCACCCTGGGCAAAGTCTGGGATGAAGGTCACTAGGGACAGAAAAACGATGAAAGGGGAACACAGACGTGACAGGTGAACCTCAGAGctttcagaggcccagggtgggGCTCAGGGCTTGGCCTCCCCTCTAGGAGACGGTGTTGGGGTCCCCTCCTTCCCTGAGTCTGCATCCAGGCCAGCTCCAGGGACACTGGGAAGCACCCGCAGGAGCTTCTCACTCTGCTGGCAGCCCCCTCCTGTCCTCTGGGCTTGGCTGTGTTGTGGGCACCTCAGTCCCAAGGTCCTGCTGGGGGTGCTACCTGCAAGTGTGGTGAGGCCAAAGTAGGCTACATCCGACAGCAGCTCAATCTCtttcctccactccagccacttctTTGCACCTGAGGGGAGAAACAGCATTATTACTGTGGCGGTGGAGGCAGTGGGGTGGTAAGGATTAGGGACAATCCTCCCCTCTTCTTCCCACTGCAAAAGTCCAGCCCAGCCTCCACGAGGCTGAGACTGTTCTGAACCAGACTCTTCTCTCCCCTGGCCTCCCGAGCTGTCCACTCTGCTTCATCTGCACCTGACCCCGCCTgggccacctcctcctccaggaccCAGAAGGGACCCAAACACAGACGGGGTAGTATAGTGACTAAGAGCACAAGCCAAGACCACTGTCCAGCATCAAATTCCAGCTCCCCACCTTGCTGGTTGTGACCTCAGGCGAGT encodes:
- the PEX10 gene encoding peroxisome biogenesis factor 10 isoform X2, with the translated sequence MAAAAASLPAVVRAAQKDDYYRGGLRAAAGAALHGLAGAKKWLEWRKEIELLSDVAYFGLTTLAGYQTLGEEYVGVVQVDPSHSRVPSRLRRGVLVALHTVLPYLLDKALLHLEHELQADSTGTWPSQGSLAPGVRSRSGARRWVRQHAATLTEQQQKALLRATLVLRQGLSCLQRFHVAWFYIHGTFYHLAKRLTGVTYEPRGREGSFQKLGVYPVPGGTQAFDSHTLWPPLLLGVHHPVVQHQDGVSSLQGEVPSPEARLPAALPLTR